A stretch of the Chlorobiota bacterium genome encodes the following:
- a CDS encoding SRPBCC family protein: MPLITLNTKIYAPINICFDLSRSIDFHSRSASTTNEKAVSGRINGLIELDETVTWEATHFWIKQKLTSKITALEKYSYFRDEMVNGAFAKIYHEHIYEQNDEFTIMIDKFEYEAPFSILGKLFDVVILNNYMKNFLIVRNSQIKKVAENGEWINYLKK, from the coding sequence ATGCCGTTAATTACTTTAAACACAAAAATTTATGCTCCAATAAACATTTGTTTTGATTTATCAAGGAGTATAGATTTTCATAGTAGAAGTGCATCAACTACAAATGAAAAAGCTGTTTCTGGAAGGATAAATGGTTTGATAGAGTTAGATGAAACTGTTACTTGGGAAGCAACTCATTTTTGGATAAAACAAAAACTTACATCAAAAATAACTGCATTAGAAAAGTACTCATACTTTAGAGATGAAATGGTTAATGGTGCTTTTGCTAAAATTTATCATGAGCACATTTATGAACAAAATGATGAATTTACTATAATGATTGATAAGTTTGAATATGAAGCTCCATTCTCAATTTTGGGTAAATTGTTTGACGTTGTAATTCTTAATAATTATATGAAAAATTTTTTAATAGTAAGGAATTCCCAAATTAAAAAAGTAGCTGAGAATGGTGAATGGATTAATTATTTAAAAAAATAA
- the rpoC gene encoding DNA-directed RNA polymerase subunit beta', which translates to MFTQPHQVVGQNFRRILVKLASSDEILNRSHGEVTKPETVNYRSFRPEKDGLFCEKIFGPVRDWECHCGKYKRIRYKGIVCDRCGVEVTQKAVRRERMGHISLAVPVVHVWYLRSIPSKLAHTIGLPTKDIERIVYYESYVVVQPGMTGLQVNDLLTEEQYLDIKASLPPGNDESDDDDPNKFIADIGGDAVKQLLQRINPDEISLRLREQLKVETSQQKKNDYIKRLRIINAFRDRTDRTSEPNKPEWMVLQVVPVIPPELRPLVPLEGGRFATSDLNDLYRRIIIRNNRLKRLMDIDAPEVILRNEKRMLQESVDSLFDNSRRGSTAKAEAQRPLKSLSDSLKGKQGRFRQNLLGKRVDYSGRSVIVVGPEMKLHQCGIPKDMAVELFKPFIIRKLIERGYVKTVKSAKKYVERKTNEVWDILEWVIDGHPIMLNRAPTLHRLGIQAFQPRLVEGKAIQLHPLVCTAFNADFDGDQMAVHVPLGFEAQLEAMMLMLSAHNIISPQSGEPITVPSQDMVLGCYYLTKMRPGAKGEGKIFYSSEEVIVANNNGAADLHAQIKVRFNGKIIETTVGRVIVNQIVPIEMGYIDSILTKKELSRLISECFRKAGLVKTVEFLDDLKLLGFTYATKGGLSVSISDVIIPDFKNKVIEKAQKEVDKIQDYYLEGVITNGERYNKVIDVWSNATNRISAQLQQDFKNDKQGFNTFWMMLDSKARGSADQIRQLAGMRGLMAKPQKTSSGGIGELIENPITANFKEGLPMLEYFISTHGARKGLADTALKTADAGYLTRRLIDVAQDVIVNEHDCGTIRGVNMRAIKDGDNIKEHLHERILGRVAQEDIIDPVSNTIILKRGEAITQDICTKVGETPLESVKIRSVLTCETRRGICAKCYGVNAATHNLANIGEAVGIVAAQSIGEPGTQLTLRTFHTGGTASTVASQSSVQAKVDGKIAYEGIKIIERTDVDEDTGKSKIVKVVGGRAGVVMILDVDNRIINKSDVAYGSELKVNIDDKVKKGDILYDWDPYNNVILTDKSGVVKYKDLIPNVTYREEPDEQTGHISKVTIDTKDRTKSPSLQIIDEEGNLLHTYVIPVRANLNVDNGQEIQMGTILAKIPRDIGKTHDITGGLPRVTELFEARSPNLPATVADIDGIVSFDKPKRGNRVLVITSFDGQTRTEYVINFGKHIFVQEGDVVRSGEQVTDGAVDPHDILRIMGLNAVQEYIVNEIQEVYRLQGVKINDRHIEVITRQMMQKVKIIDPGDTRFLEGDQADRFKFEEENDIMKSRVVVLERNDTRLKVGQLISKKKFREINMEIKKKEKKPAIGRDAEPATSEPLLLGITQSSLQTESFISAASFQETTKVLTDAAVEAKVDNLMGLKENVIMGRLIPAGTGLRKYLDIIVESEVGNVVEDFDTKIREQERLAKELRAKARERSRARVAAMALVEVEADAETNLNSNELIIE; encoded by the coding sequence GTGTTCACACAACCACATCAAGTAGTCGGACAGAATTTCCGACGCATTTTAGTAAAACTTGCATCATCTGACGAGATTTTAAATCGTTCACATGGTGAGGTTACTAAACCCGAAACGGTAAATTATCGCTCCTTTCGACCAGAGAAAGATGGACTTTTCTGTGAGAAAATTTTCGGTCCAGTTAGGGATTGGGAGTGTCATTGCGGAAAATACAAGCGTATTCGTTACAAAGGAATTGTATGCGACCGTTGTGGAGTGGAAGTTACTCAAAAAGCAGTTCGTCGCGAAAGAATGGGTCACATTTCATTAGCAGTACCAGTTGTACATGTATGGTATTTAAGATCAATTCCTTCTAAGTTAGCTCATACAATTGGATTGCCAACAAAAGATATTGAAAGAATTGTTTATTATGAATCTTATGTTGTAGTTCAACCAGGAATGACTGGATTACAAGTTAACGACCTTTTAACAGAAGAACAATATCTTGATATTAAAGCCTCATTACCTCCAGGAAATGATGAATCAGATGATGATGATCCAAACAAATTTATTGCTGATATTGGAGGAGATGCAGTAAAGCAATTACTTCAAAGAATAAACCCAGATGAGATTTCATTAAGATTACGTGAACAATTAAAAGTTGAAACTTCACAACAAAAGAAGAATGATTATATTAAAAGGCTTAGAATTATAAATGCCTTTAGAGATAGAACGGATAGAACAAGTGAACCAAATAAGCCAGAGTGGATGGTGCTTCAAGTTGTACCTGTAATTCCTCCTGAATTAAGACCATTAGTACCATTAGAAGGGGGTAGGTTTGCTACTTCTGATTTAAATGATTTGTACAGGAGAATTATAATTCGTAATAATCGATTAAAAAGATTAATGGATATTGATGCACCTGAGGTAATTTTAAGAAATGAAAAGAGAATGTTACAAGAGTCAGTTGACTCATTATTTGATAATTCAAGAAGAGGATCAACTGCGAAAGCAGAAGCTCAAAGGCCGTTAAAATCATTATCTGATTCATTAAAAGGAAAACAAGGACGTTTCCGTCAAAACTTATTAGGAAAAAGAGTTGATTATTCTGGTCGTTCAGTAATTGTTGTAGGACCAGAAATGAAGCTACATCAGTGCGGAATTCCGAAAGATATGGCTGTAGAATTGTTTAAACCATTTATTATAAGAAAATTAATTGAACGTGGTTATGTAAAAACAGTTAAAAGTGCTAAGAAATATGTTGAGAGGAAAACGAACGAAGTTTGGGACATTTTAGAATGGGTTATTGATGGACATCCAATAATGCTTAACAGAGCACCAACTTTACACAGGTTAGGTATTCAAGCTTTTCAACCTAGATTAGTTGAAGGTAAAGCTATTCAATTACATCCATTGGTTTGTACTGCTTTTAATGCAGATTTTGATGGAGATCAAATGGCAGTTCACGTCCCTCTTGGATTTGAAGCTCAACTTGAAGCAATGATGTTAATGTTATCGGCTCATAATATTATTTCACCACAAAGTGGAGAGCCAATTACCGTACCATCACAAGACATGGTTTTGGGTTGTTATTATCTTACAAAAATGAGACCAGGTGCAAAAGGAGAAGGGAAAATATTCTATTCTTCAGAAGAAGTAATAGTTGCTAATAATAATGGAGCTGCCGATCTTCATGCTCAAATAAAAGTAAGATTTAATGGTAAAATAATAGAAACTACAGTTGGAAGGGTAATTGTAAACCAGATTGTTCCAATTGAAATGGGTTATATTGATTCAATATTAACTAAAAAGGAACTTTCTAGATTGATTTCAGAATGTTTTAGAAAAGCTGGATTAGTTAAAACAGTTGAGTTCTTAGATGATTTAAAACTTCTTGGATTTACATACGCAACAAAGGGTGGTTTATCAGTTTCAATTTCAGATGTTATCATTCCAGATTTTAAAAATAAAGTTATTGAAAAAGCACAAAAAGAAGTAGATAAAATTCAGGACTATTATTTGGAAGGAGTTATTACAAATGGTGAACGTTATAATAAAGTAATTGACGTTTGGTCAAATGCAACTAATAGAATCTCTGCTCAGTTACAACAAGATTTTAAAAATGATAAGCAAGGATTTAATACTTTTTGGATGATGTTAGATTCTAAAGCCCGTGGTTCTGCTGATCAAATTAGACAGTTAGCAGGTATGCGTGGATTAATGGCAAAACCTCAAAAAACAAGTTCTGGTGGAATTGGAGAATTAATTGAAAATCCAATTACAGCTAATTTTAAAGAAGGGTTGCCAATGTTGGAGTATTTTATTTCAACACACGGGGCTCGTAAAGGTTTGGCTGATACTGCTTTAAAAACTGCAGATGCTGGTTATTTAACTCGTAGATTAATTGATGTTGCACAAGACGTGATAGTAAATGAACATGATTGTGGAACTATTAGAGGAGTTAATATGAGAGCTATAAAAGATGGTGATAATATTAAAGAGCATTTACATGAAAGAATATTAGGAAGAGTAGCTCAAGAAGATATTATTGACCCTGTTTCAAATACAATAATCCTGAAAAGAGGCGAAGCGATTACTCAAGATATCTGTACAAAAGTTGGTGAAACTCCTTTAGAATCTGTTAAAATTCGTTCAGTATTAACATGTGAAACTAGGAGAGGTATTTGTGCAAAATGCTATGGAGTTAATGCAGCAACTCATAACTTAGCTAACATTGGTGAAGCTGTTGGTATTGTTGCTGCGCAGTCAATTGGTGAGCCTGGTACACAATTAACGCTTAGAACTTTCCATACTGGTGGAACTGCTTCTACTGTGGCTTCTCAAAGTTCTGTTCAAGCAAAAGTTGATGGAAAAATTGCTTACGAAGGAATTAAAATTATCGAAAGAACTGATGTAGATGAAGATACTGGAAAATCTAAAATTGTTAAAGTTGTTGGCGGACGTGCAGGGGTTGTTATGATTCTTGATGTTGATAATAGAATCATTAATAAATCAGATGTAGCTTATGGCTCAGAGTTAAAAGTGAATATTGATGATAAAGTTAAAAAAGGTGATATTCTTTATGATTGGGATCCGTACAACAATGTAATTTTAACTGATAAATCTGGAGTTGTAAAATATAAAGATCTTATCCCAAATGTTACATATAGAGAAGAGCCAGATGAACAAACAGGTCACATTTCTAAAGTTACAATTGATACTAAAGATAGAACTAAGAGCCCATCACTACAAATTATTGATGAAGAAGGGAATCTTTTGCATACCTATGTTATTCCAGTTAGAGCTAATTTGAATGTTGATAATGGACAAGAGATTCAAATGGGTACTATTCTAGCCAAAATACCTCGTGATATAGGTAAAACACATGATATTACTGGTGGACTACCTAGAGTAACAGAATTGTTTGAAGCTCGTTCTCCTAATTTGCCAGCAACAGTTGCGGATATTGATGGAATTGTTTCGTTCGATAAACCTAAAAGAGGTAATCGTGTGTTAGTAATTACTTCATTTGACGGACAAACAAGAACTGAATATGTTATCAATTTTGGAAAGCATATTTTTGTTCAAGAAGGAGACGTGGTTCGTTCTGGTGAGCAAGTTACTGATGGTGCAGTAGATCCGCACGATATTTTGAGAATTATGGGTTTAAATGCAGTTCAAGAATATATTGTAAATGAGATTCAAGAAGTATATCGTCTGCAAGGTGTAAAAATTAATGATAGACACATTGAAGTTATTACAAGGCAGATGATGCAGAAAGTGAAAATTATTGATCCAGGTGATACTAGATTTTTAGAGGGAGATCAAGCAGATAGATTTAAATTTGAGGAAGAAAATGATATTATGAAATCTCGGGTTGTTGTGCTTGAAAGAAATGATACTAGATTGAAAGTTGGTCAGCTTATTAGTAAAAAGAAATTCCGTGAAATTAACATGGAGATCAAAAAGAAAGAAAAGAAACCTGCAATTGGTCGTGATGCTGAACCAGCTACATCTGAGCCATTATTACTTGGTATTACTCAATCATCATTACAAACTGAATCTTTTATTTCTGCAGCATCTTTCCAAGAGACTACTAAAGTTTTAACTGATGCTGCCGTAGAAGCAAAAGTTGATAACTTAATGGGATTAAAAGAAAATGTAATTATGGGTCGTTTGATTCCTGCTGGAACAGGATTGAGAAAATATTTAGATATTATAGTTGAAAGTGAAGTTGGAAATGTAGTTGAAGATTTTGACACTAAAATTCGCGAACAAGAACGTTTAGCTAAAGAACTTAGAGCAAAGGCTCGTGAACGCTCTAGAGCTAGAGTTGCAGCAATGGCATTAGTTGAAGTTGAAGCTGATGCAGAAACAAATTTAAATTCAAATGAATTAATAATTGAATAG
- a CDS encoding TlpA family protein disulfide reductase, with amino-acid sequence MNKFKIFFVLFLTIIIETNAQGPCQGFNYMPPQPKIGDKVKFNYASMLTSLAGSNNIKCTAYFITKSEPIAVEIALKQNGMEYNGEFLLKDSTTLTCLVFKSGDEIIDNNKNNGYFIQTNYRNGTIVKNSWLDLAKVYQQFAEAMYLESDPIKFRKFAQMEYEIYPDQKLADPIVYINSFNLRNDSAKQKLLEIGNNVLSKSDQTYEDLLLARNIFQRLNNTNKSDSIGKILKNKFSDRVDKSSDIYSEFIQTGKLETKANIYSKNKEYLSKSIQIKERMISYLINEYEQKNDWKNFDLYINELDNKSKKFSIYNSLAWKFYESGKNTEKAILLSKEATEFAKNEIENPTSKQPMYLIESDRKKERGNNYATYADTYSHLLMKKKNYTNALQYQEEAVQLSYGKNPNINQTYIELLQLNNLPDRIFSESEKFIKSGNSNQTIKDIFSKNYISKKGSNKGLNDYINKLEASIKSKNLLALRRKMINENAPDFILENLTGDSISLKSLYGKVVVLDFWATWCGPCKASFPAMQKAVNKYSTDTNIVFLFIDTWEKADDKLRNAYNFITKMNYKFNVLLDSQNSVVENYKISGIPTKFVIDSHGKLQFKTVGYEDNEEVFLSELNEMILLSTVSIKN; translated from the coding sequence ATGAATAAATTTAAAATATTTTTTGTACTATTCTTAACAATAATAATAGAAACAAATGCTCAAGGTCCTTGCCAAGGTTTTAATTATATGCCTCCTCAACCTAAGATTGGGGATAAAGTAAAATTCAATTATGCATCAATGTTAACTTCATTAGCTGGATCAAACAACATTAAATGTACAGCTTATTTTATAACAAAATCTGAGCCAATTGCAGTTGAAATTGCATTAAAACAAAATGGGATGGAGTACAATGGTGAGTTCCTATTAAAAGATAGTACAACACTTACTTGTTTAGTTTTTAAAAGTGGAGATGAAATAATTGACAATAATAAAAACAATGGATATTTTATTCAAACAAATTACAGGAATGGTACAATTGTAAAAAATTCTTGGTTAGATTTAGCAAAAGTTTATCAACAATTTGCCGAAGCAATGTATCTTGAAAGTGATCCAATAAAATTCAGAAAATTTGCTCAAATGGAATATGAAATTTACCCAGATCAAAAGCTTGCAGATCCAATTGTGTATATTAATTCTTTCAATTTAAGGAATGATTCCGCAAAGCAAAAACTACTTGAAATTGGTAATAATGTATTGAGTAAATCAGACCAAACTTATGAAGATTTATTATTAGCTAGAAATATTTTTCAACGATTAAACAATACAAATAAATCTGATTCAATCGGAAAAATTTTAAAAAATAAATTCTCTGATAGAGTCGATAAATCCTCAGATATTTACTCAGAATTTATCCAAACTGGTAAGTTAGAAACTAAAGCAAATATCTATTCTAAAAATAAAGAATACTTATCTAAATCTATTCAAATTAAAGAGAGAATGATATCTTATTTAATTAATGAATATGAACAGAAAAATGATTGGAAGAATTTTGATTTGTACATAAATGAGTTAGATAATAAATCTAAAAAATTTAGTATTTATAATTCTTTAGCATGGAAATTTTATGAATCTGGAAAGAATACAGAAAAAGCTATTCTTTTATCTAAAGAAGCAACTGAATTTGCAAAAAATGAAATTGAAAATCCTACATCAAAACAACCTATGTATTTGATTGAATCAGATAGAAAAAAAGAAAGGGGGAATAATTATGCTACATACGCAGACACTTATTCTCATTTGTTAATGAAAAAAAAGAATTATACAAATGCTTTACAATATCAAGAAGAAGCTGTACAATTGAGTTATGGAAAGAACCCAAATATAAATCAAACATATATTGAATTGCTTCAATTAAATAATTTACCTGATAGAATTTTTAGTGAGTCTGAAAAGTTTATAAAATCTGGAAATTCTAATCAAACAATTAAGGATATTTTTTCAAAAAATTACATTTCTAAAAAAGGAAGCAATAAGGGTTTAAACGACTATATTAATAAATTGGAAGCTTCAATAAAATCTAAAAACTTGTTGGCATTAAGGAGAAAGATGATAAATGAAAATGCTCCAGATTTTATATTAGAAAATTTAACAGGTGATTCAATTTCTTTAAAATCTTTGTATGGTAAAGTTGTTGTATTAGATTTTTGGGCAACTTGGTGCGGACCTTGTAAAGCTTCTTTTCCTGCTATGCAAAAAGCTGTTAACAAGTATTCAACAGATACTAATATAGTTTTCCTTTTTATAGATACTTGGGAAAAAGCAGATGACAAATTGCGTAATGCATATAATTTTATTACCAAAATGAATTATAAATTTAATGTCCTGTTAGATAGCCAAAACAGTGTTGTTGAAAATTACAAAATATCAGGAATACCAACAAAATTTGTTATTGATTCGCATGGTAAACTCCAATTTAAAACAGTAGGTTATGAAGATAATGAAGAAGTTTTTCTATCTGAACTTAATGAAATGATTTTACTTTCAACTGTAAGCATCAAGAATTAA
- a CDS encoding NAD-dependent succinate-semialdehyde dehydrogenase, producing the protein MISVNPKNGKLIQVYNDYNDEEIEDILNKSKTAFSIWKEYSINSRSKLLDHLAVQLEEKKEEFAEFITNEMGKTFASAIAEIEKCAMVCNYYASKSEEFLKDVKIQTDFNSSFVKFQPLGTILAIMPWNFPFWQVFRFAAPTLMSGNVCLLKHSSNVSGCALAIEKLFQNVGFPNDIFRTLLIPSSKVDKIIHDSRVAAVSITGSESAGSSVGASCGKSIKKFVLELGGNDPFIVMPSSDIDEAVKAAVSSRVLNNGQSCIAAKRFIIHKDIYEEFLSKLNYEFSKLIVGDPMNETTDIGPLAKSEFVDELHNQVVETISQGGKLICGGFKIFGDGYYYSPTIISDVESNMTIFKEETFGPVAAVIKADSIEDSISIANNSKFGLGASAWSLESNEQNLLIEKIESGSVFINSMVKSNQNLPFGGIKASGVGRELGSYGLMEFVNVKTIVIE; encoded by the coding sequence ATGATTTCAGTTAATCCTAAAAATGGAAAGTTAATTCAAGTATATAATGATTATAACGATGAAGAGATAGAGGATATTCTCAACAAAAGTAAAACTGCTTTTTCGATTTGGAAAGAATATTCAATAAACTCAAGGTCTAAATTATTAGATCATTTAGCAGTTCAACTAGAAGAAAAAAAAGAAGAATTTGCAGAGTTTATAACCAATGAAATGGGGAAAACTTTTGCATCAGCAATTGCAGAAATAGAAAAATGTGCAATGGTTTGCAATTATTATGCTTCGAAATCTGAAGAATTTTTAAAAGATGTTAAAATTCAAACTGATTTTAATAGTAGTTTCGTTAAGTTTCAACCATTAGGAACAATTCTCGCAATTATGCCTTGGAATTTTCCTTTTTGGCAAGTTTTTCGTTTTGCTGCTCCAACTTTAATGTCCGGCAATGTTTGCTTGTTAAAGCATTCATCAAATGTTTCGGGATGTGCTTTAGCTATAGAAAAATTATTTCAAAATGTAGGTTTTCCAAATGATATTTTTAGAACTTTATTAATCCCATCTTCTAAAGTTGATAAAATAATCCATGACTCTCGTGTTGCTGCAGTTTCAATTACTGGAAGTGAATCTGCAGGATCAAGTGTTGGGGCTAGCTGTGGCAAATCAATAAAAAAATTTGTTCTTGAATTAGGTGGTAATGATCCATTTATTGTTATGCCGTCTTCAGATATTGATGAAGCAGTTAAAGCAGCAGTTTCTTCAAGAGTGCTTAACAATGGTCAAAGTTGTATTGCAGCTAAAAGATTTATTATTCACAAAGATATATATGAAGAATTTTTATCAAAGTTAAATTATGAGTTTAGTAAATTAATTGTTGGAGATCCTATGAATGAAACAACTGATATAGGTCCTTTAGCGAAATCTGAATTTGTTGATGAACTTCATAATCAAGTTGTTGAAACAATTTCGCAAGGAGGCAAATTAATTTGCGGTGGATTTAAGATTTTTGGTGATGGATATTATTACTCTCCAACAATAATATCGGATGTAGAATCAAATATGACTATTTTTAAAGAAGAGACATTTGGTCCGGTTGCCGCAGTTATAAAAGCAGATTCAATAGAAGATTCAATAAGTATTGCAAACAATTCAAAGTTTGGATTAGGAGCAAGTGCTTGGAGCTTAGAATCAAATGAACAAAATTTATTAATTGAAAAAATTGAATCTGGATCTGTCTTTATAAACTCAATGGTTAAATCAAATCAGAATCTACCATTTGGTGGAATCAAAGCTAGTGGCGTAGGGCGAGAACTAGGTTCTTATGGTTTGATGGAATTTGTAAATGTAAAAACAATTGTAATTGAATGA
- a CDS encoding adenylosuccinate lyase — protein MIERYTRPRMGKIWSEDNKFKIWLEIETLAVEAQAEQGIIPKSAAITIREKGAFDVAKINEIEAVTHHDVIAFLTNVAEYVGEPSRYIHLGMTSSDVLDTCLAVQLKQAGEILLEDLIILRNTLSKRAIEFKYTIQIGRSHGIHAEPVTFGLKLALWHQETIRNISRMQNAIENISYGMISGAVGTFEHLDLSVEEYVCNHLDLKADPITTQVIQRDRHAEYMTTLAVIASTLEQFATEIRHLQRTEVLEAEEYFSPGQKGSSAMPHKRNPIISERVCGMARIIRANSIAALENVALWHERDISHSSVERVICSDSTIALDYILDKTNTLIDKLIVYPERMQSNLELTSGLHFSQTILLELTKRGVSREEAYKLVQRNAMEVWKTREKFSDVLKRDSDLTSIISTKDIDSLCDLQKSIRNVDAIFKRCGLD, from the coding sequence ATGATAGAAAGGTATACTCGTCCAAGAATGGGCAAAATTTGGTCGGAAGATAACAAGTTCAAAATATGGCTTGAAATAGAGACTTTAGCAGTTGAAGCACAAGCAGAACAAGGAATAATTCCTAAATCAGCTGCAATAACAATCAGGGAAAAAGGTGCATTTGATGTTGCAAAAATTAATGAAATTGAAGCCGTAACTCACCATGATGTAATTGCATTCTTAACTAATGTTGCCGAGTATGTTGGAGAACCTTCTAGGTATATTCACTTAGGAATGACTAGTAGTGACGTGCTAGATACATGTTTAGCAGTTCAATTAAAACAAGCAGGTGAAATACTTCTTGAGGATTTGATTATTCTTAGAAATACTTTATCTAAAAGAGCAATTGAATTTAAATATACAATTCAAATTGGTAGGTCTCACGGTATTCATGCTGAGCCTGTTACATTTGGTTTAAAGCTTGCTTTATGGCATCAAGAAACAATAAGGAATATTAGTAGAATGCAAAATGCAATTGAAAATATTTCTTATGGAATGATTTCAGGAGCAGTTGGTACTTTTGAGCATCTTGATTTAAGTGTTGAGGAATATGTTTGCAATCATTTAGATTTAAAAGCTGATCCAATTACAACACAAGTTATTCAAAGGGATAGACATGCAGAATATATGACTACTTTAGCAGTAATTGCTTCAACATTAGAACAGTTTGCTACTGAAATTAGGCACCTTCAACGAACTGAAGTTCTTGAAGCAGAAGAATATTTTTCACCTGGACAAAAAGGAAGTTCTGCAATGCCACATAAAAGAAATCCTATTATATCTGAAAGAGTTTGTGGTATGGCTCGAATTATTAGAGCTAATAGTATTGCTGCTTTAGAAAATGTTGCTCTTTGGCACGAAAGAGATATTTCCCACTCTTCTGTTGAAAGAGTTATTTGTTCAGATTCTACTATTGCATTGGATTATATATTAGATAAAACAAATACTTTAATTGATAAGTTGATTGTTTATCCTGAAAGAATGCAATCAAATTTGGAACTTACTAGTGGACTTCATTTTTCTCAAACTATATTATTAGAATTAACTAAGCGTGGAGTTTCACGAGAAGAAGCTTATAAGCTTGTTCAAAGGAATGCAATGGAGGTTTGGAAAACTAGAGAAAAATTTTCCGATGTACTTAAAAGAGATTCAGATTTAACTTCAATTATTTCAACTAAAGATATAGATTCGCTATGTGATTTACAAAAATCAATAAGGAATGTTGATGCTATTTTTAAAAGGTGTGGTTTAGATTAA
- a CDS encoding T9SS type A sorting domain-containing protein encodes MKNLKLISILFLTLFTTLTSQNNVIYKWTSLDKNNDNKTIEYSIEKYGEAFNPFKKFETIDNDGSKSCYVLVSKDFNNKILFLRLKLNSQIVPPLEILNGKENINQIFQNEKSDFKTELTLKDKNNQLIEAFTLKDKAEKENILIGYLIRKNLPLSLAGLRIGSDEVSKMMMEYVNLSKERFGLSLSEKNKHTLMDEAQKIRDNGSNILIVKTPNKTNNQVLTLTPIYKELPSKVYIFDLNGKVVWDGDINNITDIPMKNLKSGVYLIQGRGKTLKIQFRN; translated from the coding sequence ATGAAAAATTTAAAATTAATTTCAATTCTATTTTTAACATTATTTACTACATTGACTTCTCAAAACAATGTAATTTATAAATGGACATCATTAGATAAAAACAATGATAATAAAACAATTGAATATTCAATTGAAAAATATGGTGAAGCATTTAATCCATTTAAAAAATTTGAAACTATAGACAATGATGGTAGTAAATCTTGTTATGTTTTAGTTTCAAAAGATTTTAATAACAAAATATTATTTTTAAGACTAAAATTAAATTCTCAAATTGTTCCTCCATTAGAAATATTAAATGGTAAAGAAAATATTAACCAAATTTTTCAAAATGAAAAATCAGATTTTAAAACTGAACTCACATTAAAAGATAAAAATAATCAATTGATTGAAGCTTTCACTTTAAAAGATAAAGCTGAAAAAGAAAACATTCTAATAGGGTATTTGATAAGAAAGAATTTACCTTTAAGTCTAGCTGGATTAAGAATTGGATCTGATGAAGTGAGTAAAATGATGATGGAGTATGTTAATTTATCAAAAGAAAGATTTGGACTTAGCCTAAGTGAAAAGAATAAACATACTTTAATGGATGAAGCCCAAAAAATTAGAGATAATGGTTCAAACATTTTAATAGTTAAAACTCCAAATAAGACTAACAATCAAGTTCTAACTTTAACTCCAATTTATAAGGAATTACCTAGTAAAGTTTACATATTTGATTTAAATGGTAAAGTAGTTTGGGATGGCGATATTAACAACATAACTGATATTCCAATGAAGAATTTAAAAAGTGGAGTTTATCTTATTCAAGGTAGAGGTAAAACACTGAAAATCCAATTTAGAAATTAG